The nucleotide window CTCCCCGCAAAAGGATGAGAAGCTGGCCAAGTTGCTGCAAGTCAAGTACAAGATCTTTCGCGAATCCATCACGATGCAACGCAAGTGGGAGTCCATGATTGATGAAGCGATCAACTAGAACGCTGCATTTCTGATCTTCGTATGTAAACCTTCGGTGGAATACTCAAGAGGCTTGTTGCGATCGAGTTATCAGAAATCGCGTGGTGTTTGTATGCTGGTGACGTAATGTTGGTGTTGTTACAGAACGAATGAATGCAGCAGAAACAAGATACATCTAAAGAAGCTTCAGGTGACCTGTGAGCTGGTTCATTAGCGATACGGGTGCTGGACCGAGGCCGAGTACGGTGCGTGTATTGGGAGCGATCTGCGTGCGGCCAGCATCAATGATACTTCTAGCAGCAATGCCCAACTCGCCCGCCTTATTTTCCAACTCCAGCATCTTTTCCTCATCGGGGCATTTCACCGCCACTTTAGCTTGACCCCTTCTCTCCCACTGCTTCACAAATTTGGGCGTCAACCTCTTGGCCAATTTGTATGCTGCCAACGTAGCGTGCCCACACTGTGCTGCGATCTTGCCCTTTTCCATCTTGATATCCATTCTAACAGCAAGAATCATCTTGCACTCTTCGGACTCAAGGCCAGAACCGGAAGCTTTGTAGTTGTCAGAGATGGCAGCGAGCTCATCCTCCGAGTCTATATCGGATTCGTCGTCGGAAGCAGAAAGGACGCGTTGCGTGTTGGCGTTGTACGAGAGGAGCGAGCGACCCATTCCGATAAAGTATCCAACGGTGAGAGATGCGATTGAGCAAGCGATGACGGTGGACAgcattgctgctgatgacgacgagtgTGATATCGACATGTTTGGGCTCCTTGTCATGATTAAGACGACAGGTGTGAAGGAAATGAAACGTAACtgagaagaaaaagtcAAGAGCGTTGAGAGACCAAATCCCAAATTGATACAATCGCAGGGCGAAAAGACTAGCAAACAAAACGAGTAGAAATTGTGGCACCGAAAACAAATAATAAATAACGCTTCTAAATAAATCCAAAGTGTAGAAACGTGGTGCAGGTTTTCGAAGTTGGCATCGGCAAATCTCTcgcaaccacgaacgtTGCTCTGACTCATCGGAAACCCTACAAGCCGTGGATCACAATTTGAACGACGGTATACTTCAACAGCGCCAGA belongs to Mycosarcoma maydis chromosome 3, whole genome shotgun sequence and includes:
- a CDS encoding aminoacyl-tRNA hydrolase (related to PTH2 - aminoacyl-tRNA hydrolase), which translates into the protein MSISHSSSSAAMLSTVIACSIASLTVGYFIGMGRSLLSYNANTQRVLSASDDESDIDSEDELAAISDNYKASGSGLESEECKMILAVRMDIKMEKGKIAAQCGHATLAAYKLAKRLTPKFVKQWERRGQAKVAVKCPDEEKMLELENKAGELGIAARSIIDAGRTQIAPNTRTVLGLGPAPVSLMNQLTGHLKLL